A window of the Terriglobia bacterium genome harbors these coding sequences:
- a CDS encoding radical SAM protein: MQPQHSTETEPFSGEVPSFRLDVQLHDLLTRPAIPSGGLQPKGRPQKFPEPVFPQRPELLGPIDDVEDWSPPEKRKWTPPQIYHAMRGWLFPYIRSRVTAGDFHPLIAYLFTEFKCNLDCHYCWAFDNRVKGMTEDTAKRSIDWLHGTGCRVLAYMGGEPLLRPDFIHRITYYAAKKDFWIYLPTNARLLRTDVIDKLADAGMSTFNIAVDAFDVKEGLPKALVPI; the protein is encoded by the coding sequence ATGCAACCTCAGCATTCGACTGAAACCGAGCCCTTCTCTGGAGAGGTTCCCAGCTTCCGGCTCGATGTGCAACTGCATGACCTTCTGACCAGGCCAGCGATCCCATCGGGCGGGCTCCAACCTAAAGGCAGGCCGCAGAAATTTCCAGAGCCGGTATTCCCGCAACGTCCCGAGTTGCTTGGACCGATAGACGATGTTGAGGATTGGAGCCCACCCGAGAAGCGGAAGTGGACTCCTCCGCAGATCTACCACGCGATGCGGGGATGGCTGTTTCCTTACATACGCTCGCGCGTCACTGCGGGCGACTTCCATCCTTTGATTGCCTATCTGTTCACGGAGTTCAAGTGCAACCTCGATTGCCACTACTGCTGGGCGTTCGACAACCGCGTCAAGGGCATGACCGAGGACACAGCTAAACGCTCCATCGACTGGCTCCATGGAACCGGCTGCCGCGTTCTTGCCTACATGGGCGGTGAGCCGCTTCTGCGTCCCGATTTCATTCACAGGATCACGTACTACGCCGCGAAGAAGGATTTTTGGATCTATCTTCCGACCAACGCCCGCCTGCTCAGAACCGATGTGATCGACAAGCTGGCCGACGCCGGCATGTCGACGTTCAACATCGCAGTTGATGCCTTTGATGTGAAGGAAGGCCTCCCCAAGGCGCTGGTTCCCATT